In Halobaculum rubrum, the following are encoded in one genomic region:
- a CDS encoding replication factor A (Replication protein A protects and stabilize the intermediate ssDNA that is generated by the unwinding action of a DNA helicase at the replication fork. In addition, SSBs prevent the formation of secondary structures by single-stranded template DNA.), whose translation MADLQTHAEEIHEQFSDHLDLTTEEIEERLASLVNEYSVPVDEARRSVVNSYLDEAGLERDEIGSGGAEQALVGDIDEDEQWVDLRVTVADLWDPNHDSIAQVGLLGDESGTIKFVSFSTSELEELEEGKSYALSNVVTDEYQGNYSVKLNRTTTITELDEEIEVGDDSDEVEGALVDIQSGSGLIKRCPEDDCTRVLQNGRCSEHGQADGEFDLRIKAVLDDGDAVQEVIFNEEATAELTGIDLEEAKEMAQDALDTTVVGEEMADRIVGRYYRVRGPTLGRYVLADEFEELSGAADGDEAVDAESLLIRARSL comes from the coding sequence ATGGCAGACCTGCAAACCCACGCGGAAGAGATACACGAGCAGTTTTCAGACCACTTGGACCTCACCACCGAGGAGATCGAGGAGCGCCTCGCCTCGCTGGTGAACGAGTACAGCGTCCCCGTCGACGAGGCGCGCCGGAGCGTCGTCAACTCCTACCTCGACGAGGCGGGGCTGGAGCGTGACGAGATCGGCTCCGGCGGCGCAGAACAGGCGCTCGTCGGCGACATCGACGAGGACGAGCAGTGGGTCGACCTTCGCGTGACGGTGGCCGACCTGTGGGACCCCAACCACGACTCCATCGCGCAGGTGGGTCTGCTCGGCGACGAGTCGGGCACGATCAAGTTCGTCTCCTTCTCCACGAGCGAACTGGAGGAACTCGAGGAGGGCAAAAGCTACGCGCTCTCGAACGTCGTCACCGACGAGTATCAGGGCAACTACTCGGTGAAGCTCAACCGGACGACCACGATCACCGAACTCGACGAGGAGATCGAGGTCGGCGACGACAGCGACGAGGTCGAGGGTGCGCTGGTGGACATCCAGTCGGGCTCGGGCCTCATCAAGCGCTGTCCCGAGGACGACTGCACGCGCGTGCTCCAGAACGGCCGCTGCAGCGAGCACGGCCAGGCCGACGGCGAGTTCGACCTCCGCATCAAGGCGGTGCTGGACGACGGCGACGCCGTCCAGGAGGTCATCTTCAACGAGGAGGCGACCGCCGAGTTGACCGGTATCGATCTGGAGGAGGCCAAGGAGATGGCCCAGGACGCGCTCGACACGACCGTCGTGGGCGAGGAGATGGCCGACCGGATCGTCGGCCGGTACTACCGCGTGCGCGGCCCGACGCTGGGCCGGTACGTGCTCGCCGACGAGTTCGAGGAACTGTCCGGCGCCGCCGACGGCGACGAGGCCGTCGACGCCGAATCGCTGCTGATCCGCGC
- a CDS encoding DUF7091 family protein, whose amino-acid sequence MGDRLRRVLEQQARKAGREYARSKRAYREGREWGENHAGDFDLPTDGEDRARIVCRRHAEKRRVAVNADGEPACFESGHPDCEGCAEDVREGRVQTW is encoded by the coding sequence CTGGGCGACAGGCTCCGGCGTGTGCTCGAACAGCAGGCTCGCAAGGCCGGCCGCGAGTACGCGCGCAGCAAGCGCGCCTACCGCGAGGGCCGCGAGTGGGGCGAGAACCACGCCGGCGACTTCGACCTCCCGACGGACGGGGAGGACCGCGCCCGTATCGTCTGTCGCCGCCACGCCGAGAAGCGCCGCGTCGCCGTGAACGCCGACGGGGAGCCGGCGTGTTTCGAGTCGGGGCACCCGGACTGTGAGGGGTGCGCCGAGGACGTGCGGGAGGGGCGTGTACAGACCTGGTAA
- a CDS encoding mannose-1-phosphate guanylyltransferase, which translates to MDRPVVAVILAGGTGSRLYPASRSDRPKQFLALGDPDDDRSLLARTAARTGFADATLVATRPEFADEVPEHAPDAEVVVEPAGKDTGPAILYATHRAREAVDGDPVVVVLPADHHVPDGDAFETTMARGAHVAADTDRLVAFGVEPTRPATGYGYIEPGDERTGDERTGDGSAVDYRELAAFHEKPDADSVARYVDAGYYWNAGIFAWTPAALFREARDTPLGPLADALDGDDPDPEAGFAAVDPVSIDYAVMEHAERAAVVPAAFAWDDLGAWDALDRVLDADADGNVVAGGAETLAVDAADNVVAADGKHVSLVGVEGLCVVAYDDRVLVVPKEQAQRVRDAVDRLKESGQF; encoded by the coding sequence ATGGATCGACCCGTCGTCGCCGTGATCCTCGCCGGCGGCACCGGCTCGCGGCTGTACCCCGCCTCCAGGAGCGACCGCCCGAAGCAGTTCCTCGCGCTGGGCGACCCCGACGACGACCGGAGCCTCCTCGCCAGAACCGCCGCCCGCACGGGCTTCGCGGACGCGACGCTGGTCGCCACCCGGCCCGAGTTCGCCGACGAAGTCCCCGAACACGCCCCGGACGCCGAGGTCGTGGTCGAGCCGGCGGGCAAGGACACCGGCCCCGCGATACTGTACGCGACCCACCGCGCACGCGAGGCCGTCGACGGCGACCCGGTCGTTGTCGTCCTCCCCGCGGACCACCACGTCCCCGACGGCGACGCCTTCGAGACGACGATGGCGCGGGGGGCGCACGTCGCCGCCGACACCGACCGACTGGTCGCCTTCGGCGTCGAGCCGACCCGGCCCGCCACCGGATACGGCTACATCGAACCCGGCGACGAGCGAACCGGCGACGAGCGAACCGGCGACGGCTCCGCGGTCGACTACCGCGAGCTCGCCGCCTTCCACGAGAAGCCGGACGCCGACAGCGTCGCGAGGTACGTCGACGCCGGCTACTACTGGAACGCCGGGATCTTCGCGTGGACGCCCGCGGCGCTGTTCCGGGAGGCGCGCGACACGCCGCTTGGCCCGCTTGCGGACGCGCTCGACGGCGACGATCCGGATCCGGAAGCCGGCTTCGCGGCCGTCGACCCGGTCAGTATCGACTACGCGGTGATGGAGCACGCCGAGCGCGCGGCGGTCGTGCCCGCGGCGTTCGCGTGGGACGACCTCGGGGCGTGGGACGCGCTCGACCGCGTGCTCGACGCGGACGCCGACGGCAACGTCGTCGCCGGCGGCGCCGAGACGCTGGCCGTCGACGCCGCGGACAACGTCGTCGCCGCGGACGGGAAGCACGTCTCGCTGGTCGGCGTGGAGGGGCTGTGCGTCGTCGCCTACGACGACCGAGTGCTCGTCGTCCCGAAGGAACAGGCACAGCGTGTCCGCGACGCGGTCGACCGGCTGAAGGAGAGCGGGCAGTTCTGA
- a CDS encoding SDR family oxidoreductase has product MDLRLDGNTALVTASSSGLGFASAASLAAESANVVICGRTPERLEEAEAALAEEPGEVLAVEADITDGDDVAALVAATVDEFGGLDHVVTSAGGVPPGTFDEMTDEQWRGAFDTLVMSAVWTLREARPYLTDSDAGTVTCITSTSVREAIDGLVLSNAVRRTVIGLVKTVSREWAPDVRANAVLPGAHETARIEELVEDALDRGEYDSYEAGVADWASDIPLDRIGDPRELGDVVAFLSSERASFVNGAALPVDGGRLRS; this is encoded by the coding sequence ATGGACCTCAGACTCGACGGGAACACGGCGCTGGTGACGGCTAGTTCGAGCGGCCTCGGCTTCGCCTCTGCGGCGTCGCTGGCGGCCGAAAGCGCGAACGTGGTGATCTGCGGTCGAACGCCCGAGCGCCTCGAGGAGGCCGAGGCGGCGCTGGCGGAGGAACCGGGCGAGGTGCTCGCGGTCGAGGCCGATATCACCGACGGCGACGACGTGGCCGCGCTCGTGGCGGCGACCGTCGACGAGTTCGGCGGCCTCGACCACGTCGTCACGAGCGCGGGCGGCGTCCCGCCGGGCACCTTCGACGAGATGACCGACGAGCAGTGGCGCGGCGCCTTCGACACGCTCGTCATGAGCGCCGTCTGGACGCTCCGGGAGGCGCGCCCGTACCTCACGGACAGCGACGCGGGAACGGTCACCTGCATCACCTCGACGTCGGTTCGGGAGGCCATCGACGGCCTCGTCCTCTCGAACGCCGTCCGCCGGACGGTGATCGGTCTCGTCAAGACCGTCTCGCGGGAGTGGGCGCCCGACGTGCGCGCGAACGCGGTGCTCCCGGGCGCACACGAGACGGCCCGCATCGAGGAGCTCGTCGAGGACGCGCTCGACCGCGGCGAGTACGACAGCTACGAGGCGGGCGTCGCCGACTGGGCCAGCGACATCCCGCTGGACCGCATCGGCGACCCGCGCGAGCTGGGCGACGTGGTCGCGTTCCTCTCCTCGGAGCGCGCGTCGTTCGTCAACGGCGCGGCCCTGCCCGTCGACGGCGGGCGCCTTCGGTCCTGA
- a CDS encoding Tfx family DNA-binding protein, which produces MTTEGSVDAVDVAELLDRAGFDAEHSVLTRRQAEVLALRERDVRQADIADLLGTSRANVSSVESSARDNVEKARETVAFAEALSAPVRIEIAAGTDLYDVPDRVYDACDEAEVKVNHTAPDLMKLVSDDAGDAVQGREVVDPILVGITGGGTVRVRRSEQPRTE; this is translated from the coding sequence ATGACTACCGAGGGGAGCGTCGACGCGGTCGACGTCGCCGAACTGCTCGACCGCGCCGGCTTCGACGCCGAGCACAGCGTCCTCACCCGCCGGCAGGCGGAGGTCCTCGCGCTGCGCGAGCGCGACGTCAGGCAGGCCGACATCGCCGATCTGCTGGGAACGTCGCGAGCGAACGTGTCGAGCGTCGAGTCGTCGGCCCGCGACAACGTCGAGAAGGCGCGCGAGACGGTCGCGTTCGCGGAGGCGTTGTCGGCGCCCGTCCGGATCGAGATCGCCGCGGGAACCGACCTCTACGACGTGCCCGACCGGGTGTACGACGCCTGCGACGAGGCGGAGGTGAAGGTCAACCACACCGCGCCGGACCTGATGAAACTCGTGAGCGACGACGCGGGCGACGCGGTCCAGGGTCGGGAGGTCGTCGACCCGATCCTCGTCGGTATCACCGGCGGTGGAACCGTCCGGGTCCGACGCTCGGAGCAGCCGCGCACCGAGTAA
- a CDS encoding TRAM domain-containing protein, producing the protein MADCPLADDCPRFSERIQGMGCQHYGDRGGAEWCNDYDMPISDLKQQPVKPGEEVVVEVDDIHESGAGVGRTDDGYIVMVDGLLPPARAVVRIDRVKHNHAKAKRVIERLPDVPEEGEEGDEGEHENAEIDEETEAKRGERLGSRDNFWGS; encoded by the coding sequence ATGGCGGACTGTCCACTTGCGGATGACTGCCCCCGGTTCTCCGAGCGGATCCAGGGCATGGGCTGTCAGCACTACGGCGACCGCGGCGGCGCCGAGTGGTGCAACGATTACGACATGCCGATCTCGGATCTGAAACAGCAGCCGGTCAAACCCGGCGAGGAGGTCGTCGTCGAGGTCGACGACATCCACGAGAGCGGCGCGGGCGTCGGGCGCACCGACGACGGCTACATCGTCATGGTCGACGGCCTGCTCCCGCCCGCACGGGCGGTCGTCCGCATCGATCGAGTGAAGCACAACCACGCGAAGGCGAAACGCGTCATCGAGCGGCTTCCCGACGTGCCCGAGGAGGGTGAGGAGGGAGACGAGGGTGAACACGAGAACGCGGAGATCGACGAGGAGACCGAAGCGAAGCGAGGCGAACGGCTCGGATCGCGCGACAACTTCTGGGGATCGTAG
- a CDS encoding tRNA (guanine(26)-N(2))-dimethyltransferase: MEVTEGGVTVEIEGARDGASEGRADEVFYNPEMELNRDITVAVLRAYADRESRAETYLDAMAASGVRATRAAAEGWDATAADVDDDAVALAGRNLAQYGGEAVQRDANALLHEGVYDVVDVDPYGSPMPFADAAVAGTRNLLCVTATDTAPLCGAHFESGVRRYDTLPRNTEYHPEMGLRVLIGALVRRAASRDKAAVPICSHVSRHYARTYLELEANATEATATLDSLGFVHHCEDCLERDHEFGRLPEVPESCPYCGSNRVLTAGPIWLGPVADAGFTERVAAEVTDDMGEAKRARKLLPTVAGELETPTHYDQHRLCKQWGRPAVGMDEFVDALREAGFDASHAHYSGTAFKSAATVAEMREATADLA, translated from the coding sequence ATGGAGGTCACGGAGGGCGGCGTCACCGTCGAGATCGAGGGCGCGCGCGACGGCGCGAGCGAGGGGCGCGCCGACGAGGTGTTCTACAACCCGGAGATGGAGCTGAACCGCGACATCACCGTCGCCGTGTTGCGAGCCTACGCGGACCGCGAGTCGCGCGCGGAGACGTACCTCGATGCGATGGCCGCCTCGGGCGTCCGCGCCACCCGCGCGGCCGCCGAGGGGTGGGACGCGACCGCCGCCGACGTGGACGACGACGCCGTCGCGCTCGCGGGGCGAAACCTCGCGCAGTACGGCGGCGAGGCGGTTCAGCGCGACGCGAACGCGCTGCTGCACGAGGGGGTCTACGACGTTGTCGACGTCGACCCGTACGGCTCGCCGATGCCGTTCGCCGACGCCGCCGTCGCCGGCACGCGGAACCTCCTGTGTGTCACCGCGACCGACACCGCGCCGTTGTGTGGCGCCCACTTCGAGTCTGGCGTCCGCCGCTACGACACGCTCCCCCGAAACACCGAGTATCACCCCGAGATGGGGCTTCGCGTGCTGATCGGCGCGCTCGTCCGCCGGGCCGCCAGCCGGGACAAGGCCGCCGTGCCGATCTGCTCGCACGTCTCCCGGCACTACGCGCGAACGTACCTCGAACTGGAGGCCAACGCCACCGAGGCGACGGCGACCCTCGACTCGCTGGGGTTCGTCCACCACTGCGAGGACTGCCTCGAACGCGACCACGAGTTCGGTCGCCTCCCCGAGGTACCCGAGTCGTGTCCGTACTGCGGGTCGAACCGGGTCCTCACCGCCGGACCGATCTGGCTGGGACCGGTTGCCGACGCCGGGTTCACCGAGCGGGTCGCCGCCGAGGTAACGGACGACATGGGCGAGGCGAAACGCGCGCGGAAGCTGCTCCCGACGGTCGCCGGGGAGTTGGAGACGCCGACGCACTACGACCAGCACCGCCTGTGCAAGCAGTGGGGCCGTCCGGCCGTCGGCATGGACGAGTTCGTCGACGCCCTTCGGGAGGCCGGCTTCGACGCCTCTCATGCCCACTACTCCGGGACGGCGTTCAAAAGCGCCGCCACGGTCGCCGAGATGCGCGAGGCGACCGCCGATCTCGCGTGA
- a CDS encoding YhjD/YihY/BrkB family envelope integrity protein, producing MSNDARAPESSSDRGSRSDAAGPIAVAGAVVRALRAADATFMAGSLAYYSGVATLPVTVLIVAFLTRAGEGVVAAGAVTAGGELLTPRGRAFLRASLADVSERRGIVVIAGTLAAFSVVQLFRGFDRAFAAVYRVEKRGMRSRVHDTAFALGVGGLGVLAVLLAAGALSLYTNESLVRGSVPVAVLLLSTVALFPLFYSLPATPVSRTEVVPGTLVAAVGWTVTGAVLGAYAALGSGVGIYGVLGGLVVLVAWFYAANLLVLVGAATNAVLAGHV from the coding sequence GTGTCGAACGACGCTCGTGCCCCCGAGTCGTCCAGCGACAGGGGGTCTCGATCCGACGCCGCCGGTCCGATAGCGGTCGCGGGCGCCGTCGTCCGTGCTCTCCGCGCCGCGGACGCCACGTTCATGGCGGGGAGCCTCGCGTACTACAGCGGCGTCGCGACCCTTCCGGTCACGGTGCTGATCGTCGCGTTCCTGACCCGGGCCGGGGAAGGGGTCGTCGCCGCCGGAGCCGTCACCGCGGGAGGGGAACTGCTGACGCCCCGGGGGCGAGCGTTCCTCCGGGCCTCGCTGGCCGACGTGTCGGAGCGACGCGGGATCGTCGTCATCGCCGGGACGTTGGCGGCCTTCTCGGTCGTGCAGCTGTTTCGGGGGTTCGATCGCGCGTTCGCCGCCGTTTACCGGGTCGAGAAGCGGGGCATGCGGTCGCGCGTCCACGACACGGCGTTCGCGCTCGGCGTCGGCGGGCTGGGCGTCCTCGCGGTGCTGCTCGCGGCGGGAGCCCTGTCGCTGTACACCAACGAGTCGCTCGTGCGCGGGAGCGTCCCCGTCGCGGTGTTGCTGCTGTCGACCGTGGCGCTGTTCCCGCTGTTCTACTCGCTCCCGGCGACGCCGGTGTCGCGCACGGAGGTGGTCCCGGGGACGCTCGTCGCCGCGGTCGGGTGGACGGTCACCGGCGCCGTGCTCGGCGCGTACGCCGCCCTCGGCAGTGGTGTCGGGATCTACGGCGTCCTCGGGGGGCTCGTCGTGCTCGTCGCGTGGTTCTACGCGGCGAACCTGCTCGTGCTCGTCGGAGCGGCGACGAACGCGGTGCTGGCCGGACACGTCTGA
- a CDS encoding YihY/virulence factor BrkB family protein, with translation MQAESEPAGATGVFRRAVSFAREIVARTSEENVTFLAAGVAYYAFVSLLPAAVLALVIAVTVGGQQLAAAVVDASANVLTASGQELLVTALIDGPGQGSATLISLPLTLWGALKVFRGLDIAFSQVYGIEGAVGLADQLRDSLVVAASVGGSLGAMILLGAVVAVVDVVAVAVVANALALPALLSAAFLPMYYVFPDTDVTLRDVLPGAVFAGVGWTVLRVAFQAYVEFAGGSSGGEGTVYGVLGAVLLFVTFLYFGATLVLVGAVVNVVSSDSGRESWGGDGDDPTAATEETGRIKGQTRVRSDE, from the coding sequence GTGCAGGCCGAATCCGAACCGGCGGGAGCGACGGGAGTGTTCCGGCGGGCAGTGTCGTTCGCCCGCGAGATCGTCGCCCGGACGAGCGAGGAGAACGTCACCTTCCTGGCGGCGGGCGTGGCGTACTACGCGTTCGTCTCGCTGTTGCCGGCGGCGGTCCTGGCGTTGGTAATCGCGGTGACCGTCGGAGGACAGCAGCTCGCGGCCGCGGTCGTCGACGCGAGCGCGAACGTCCTCACCGCCAGCGGGCAGGAACTGCTCGTCACCGCGCTCATCGACGGCCCCGGACAAGGGTCGGCGACGCTCATCAGCCTCCCGCTGACGCTGTGGGGGGCGTTGAAGGTGTTTCGCGGCCTCGACATCGCCTTCTCGCAGGTGTACGGGATCGAGGGCGCCGTCGGGCTCGCGGACCAACTTCGCGACTCGCTGGTGGTCGCCGCGAGCGTCGGCGGGAGCCTCGGTGCGATGATCCTGCTCGGGGCGGTCGTCGCCGTCGTCGACGTGGTCGCCGTGGCCGTCGTCGCGAACGCTCTCGCACTGCCGGCACTCCTCTCGGCCGCGTTTCTCCCGATGTACTACGTGTTCCCCGACACGGACGTGACCCTCCGCGACGTGCTCCCCGGCGCCGTCTTCGCGGGCGTCGGCTGGACCGTGCTCAGGGTGGCGTTTCAGGCATACGTCGAGTTCGCCGGGGGGAGCAGTGGCGGCGAGGGAACCGTATACGGCGTGCTCGGCGCCGTGCTGCTGTTCGTGACGTTCCTCTACTTCGGCGCGACGCTGGTGCTCGTCGGGGCCGTCGTCAACGTCGTATCCAGTGACAGCGGCCGGGAGAGTTGGGGCGGTGACGGGGACGACCCGACCGCCGCGACGGAAGAGACCGGCAGGATAAAGGGACAGACACGCGTGCGGAGTGACGAATGA
- a CDS encoding phosphatase PAP2 family protein, which translates to MFRTITAAAAALPDWLVVIAALLTQLGDAWFLYLGLALLYWLADDRLAANPRRVGATVVAVGLGALAVTVGLKSLFAFPRPPGAGEATVPLWLPELLHGVYVNTATGDGFGFPSGHAIGATMVYGALATFLDVGTRRSRRRVAAVLIGVVALTRVALGVHYLADVAVGVAVGLAGLWLFHRVARKGFRPNPDRAFFLSAVLGVAALILATAGGHDGEMVEAGIVVGGGLGGYAVWRVRGTDSTTVGVVGTVVGLAVIGAVFGSAYAVASIGLPYVFGVVPDTTPFRLLATVPLSFAGVALVVGWPTILGRVRASRADNDDAEPVEDLISEAESDADGGGANRSE; encoded by the coding sequence ATGTTCCGCACTATCACCGCCGCCGCGGCCGCGCTGCCCGACTGGCTCGTCGTGATCGCCGCCCTCCTCACCCAGCTGGGTGACGCGTGGTTCCTCTATCTCGGCCTCGCGCTCCTGTACTGGCTTGCCGACGATCGACTGGCCGCCAATCCCCGCCGCGTCGGCGCGACCGTCGTCGCCGTCGGCCTCGGCGCGCTCGCGGTGACCGTCGGCCTCAAGAGCCTGTTCGCGTTCCCGCGGCCGCCCGGCGCCGGCGAGGCGACCGTCCCGTTGTGGCTCCCCGAGCTGCTTCACGGTGTATACGTCAACACCGCCACCGGCGACGGGTTCGGCTTCCCCTCCGGGCACGCGATCGGCGCGACGATGGTGTACGGCGCGCTCGCGACGTTTCTCGACGTGGGAACGCGGCGGAGCCGTCGCCGCGTCGCCGCGGTCCTGATCGGCGTCGTCGCACTCACGCGGGTCGCGCTCGGCGTGCACTACCTCGCCGACGTCGCCGTCGGCGTCGCGGTCGGACTCGCGGGGCTGTGGCTGTTCCACCGAGTCGCCCGGAAGGGGTTCCGTCCGAACCCCGACCGGGCGTTCTTCCTGTCGGCCGTACTCGGCGTCGCGGCGCTGATCCTCGCCACGGCCGGCGGCCACGACGGCGAGATGGTAGAGGCGGGGATCGTCGTCGGCGGCGGGCTCGGCGGGTACGCCGTCTGGCGGGTTCGTGGGACGGACTCGACGACCGTCGGTGTCGTCGGTACGGTCGTGGGACTCGCGGTCATCGGGGCGGTGTTCGGCTCGGCGTACGCCGTCGCCTCGATCGGGCTCCCGTACGTGTTCGGGGTCGTCCCCGACACCACCCCGTTCCGTCTGCTGGCGACCGTTCCCCTGTCGTTCGCGGGCGTCGCGCTCGTCGTTGGCTGGCCGACGATCCTGGGCCGGGTTCGAGCGTCACGAGCCGACAACGACGACGCGGAGCCCGTCGAGGATCTCATCAGCGAGGCCGAATCCGACGCCGACGGGGGCGGAGCGAATCGATCCGAGTGA
- the glnA gene encoding type I glutamate--ammonia ligase, translating into MTDGNTKPDGGLSAVEQDVIDEIDEKGIDFLRLQFTDILGTVKNVSVPATQAEKAFTEGIYFDGSSIDGFVRIQESDMRLKPDPETFAVLPWRTREGDNGGGAARLICDVINTSTGEPFEGDPRRVLKSALERAADMGYEVNAAPEPEFFLFEEDEDGRATTKTNDAGGYFDLAPKDLAQDVRRDIIYGLEDMGFEIEASHHEVAEGQHEINFEYDDALTTADNVGTFRTVVRAIAAQHDLHATFMPKPIPRINGSGMHTHISLFTEDGENAFHDGDDEFDLSETAKQFTAGILEHAPAIAAVTNPTVNSYKRLVPGYEAPVYVAWSDRNRSALIRKPAARVPAASRIEARFPDPSCNPYLAFAALIHAGLDGIEDELECDEPVRENIYEFDEQKREEYGITTLPSNLGEAVAELKDDEVVQDALGEHITEKFIEAKSAEYDEFRIDVSQWELDRYLETF; encoded by the coding sequence ATGACGGACGGAAACACCAAACCGGACGGCGGGCTCAGCGCCGTCGAGCAGGACGTCATCGACGAGATCGACGAGAAGGGCATCGACTTCCTCCGCCTCCAGTTCACGGACATCCTGGGGACGGTCAAGAACGTCTCGGTCCCGGCGACGCAGGCCGAGAAGGCGTTCACCGAGGGTATCTACTTCGACGGCTCCTCGATCGACGGCTTCGTACGGATCCAGGAGTCGGACATGCGCCTCAAGCCCGACCCCGAGACGTTCGCGGTGCTCCCGTGGAGAACCCGCGAGGGCGACAACGGCGGCGGCGCCGCCCGCCTCATCTGCGACGTGATCAACACCTCGACGGGCGAGCCGTTCGAGGGCGACCCCCGTCGCGTCCTGAAGAGCGCGCTGGAGCGCGCCGCGGACATGGGATACGAGGTCAACGCCGCCCCCGAGCCGGAGTTCTTCCTGTTCGAGGAGGACGAGGACGGGCGCGCGACGACGAAGACCAACGACGCCGGCGGCTACTTCGACCTCGCGCCCAAGGACCTCGCACAGGACGTGCGCCGGGACATCATCTACGGCCTCGAGGACATGGGCTTCGAGATCGAGGCGTCCCACCACGAGGTCGCCGAGGGCCAACACGAGATCAACTTCGAGTACGACGACGCCCTCACCACCGCCGACAACGTCGGCACCTTCCGCACCGTCGTGCGCGCAATCGCCGCCCAGCACGACCTCCACGCGACGTTCATGCCCAAGCCGATCCCGCGGATCAACGGCTCGGGGATGCACACCCACATCTCGCTGTTCACCGAGGACGGCGAGAACGCCTTCCACGACGGCGACGACGAGTTCGACCTCTCGGAGACGGCCAAGCAGTTCACCGCGGGCATCCTCGAGCACGCGCCCGCGATCGCGGCCGTGACGAACCCGACGGTGAACAGCTACAAGCGGCTCGTCCCCGGCTACGAGGCGCCCGTCTACGTCGCGTGGTCCGACCGCAACCGCTCGGCGCTCATCCGCAAGCCGGCCGCGCGCGTGCCGGCCGCCTCGCGCATCGAGGCGCGGTTCCCCGACCCCTCGTGTAACCCGTACCTCGCGTTCGCGGCACTCATCCACGCCGGCCTCGACGGCATCGAGGACGAACTGGAGTGCGACGAGCCCGTCCGCGAGAACATCTACGAGTTCGACGAGCAGAAGCGCGAGGAGTACGGCATCACCACGCTCCCGTCGAACCTCGGCGAGGCCGTCGCCGAGCTCAAGGACGACGAGGTCGTGCAGGACGCGCTCGGCGAGCACATCACCGAGAAGTTCATCGAGGCCAAGTCGGCCGAGTACGACGAGTTCCGCATCGACGTCTCCCAGTGGGAGCTCGATCGCTACCTCGAGACGTTCTGA
- the lrp gene encoding HTH-type transcriptional regulator Lrp produces MTYENLDAKLVNSLLGNGRASLRSLGEDLDVSVTTVSNHLRDLEDEGVIEGYTPRVNYDRLGYDVTAIVQLKVEGSALPEIVDRLREQKQMVTVYEVTGDYDVIAVGKFHDTDEMNEGIKGLLADQDIRETNTSVVLNTVVENAQFDLDVEE; encoded by the coding sequence ATGACGTACGAAAACCTCGATGCCAAGCTCGTCAACTCGCTGTTAGGGAACGGTCGCGCCAGCCTCCGCTCGTTGGGCGAGGATCTCGACGTGTCGGTGACGACCGTCTCGAATCACCTCCGCGACCTCGAGGACGAGGGCGTGATCGAGGGGTACACGCCCCGGGTGAACTACGACCGGCTCGGCTACGACGTGACGGCGATCGTCCAGCTGAAAGTCGAAGGGAGTGCGTTGCCGGAGATCGTCGACCGCCTGCGCGAGCAAAAGCAGATGGTAACCGTCTACGAGGTCACCGGCGACTACGACGTCATCGCGGTCGGCAAGTTCCACGACACCGACGAGATGAACGAGGGGATCAAGGGACTGCTCGCCGATCAGGACATTCGCGAGACGAACACGTCGGTCGTGCTCAACACGGTCGTGGAGAACGCGCAGTTCGACCTCGACGTCGAGGAGTGA